The genomic stretch cacacgtgCAGTCACAGGCTGATACACCATCAATAACAGACTGCTCAAACCTTCTAAGTCTGGTAATAATAACTTCATATAAGTGGCACTGCAGTGATACAGTAAAACAGTCTGCCCACTCACTGTGATAGTAGGCTGAAGAAGAGAAACGGCGTGATGGGAAGACAAAATCAGCAATGAACACcaacacctgagagagagagagagagagagagagagagagagagagagagagagagagagagagagagagagagagagagagagagagagagagatcagtcaAAAGATTCTGGAGGTGCACGTGTATATGCATTTTGTTTTCTGTGCATGTATCCTCGTACCAGTCCTAGAGTAAGTCCTGAGAACAGTGTTGCCAGTGCAAAAATCACATACGAGCCCCAGTCGGGAATCCCAACCTGCTCCGTCAGGTAGTTATGGCATTGCTGCAATACCATCACAATGTTACTACaagtcacacaaacaccttTACCACAGCTTTGTAGGTTTAAAATCATACAAACATTTCAGAGCTCTACCCAAGAATATACAACACAGTGAAACCCATGGGTAATCAGACTACATACTAGCTTCACCTTAAGAATATTTGCTTATTTGAGAAAGAGGTCCTTACCCTGATAAACATGGACAGCTTAAAGAGAGCCGACATCATATTCATCCTGAAACCACAACAAAGTCATACATTTAACACATTATGCAATGGCATCCTCATCACCTGCTATTTTAACTTTAAGATTCTAATTTCACTTCGACTATATTCAGTGAATATCTGAATATAGTAATAGTACTATTTCTGCTAAAAAATGCATATATACTAATGGTACATGCTAAATAAAGAAGGTAGCAGCTACTTGAGTCCTATGTGAATGTAATTTTATAATGTAAAGCTAATGACATTCCTTATGCAACAATAAAGTAAGCAATTTGGTCCTGACACTTAACAACATGAACATGGTCAAAATATCCAATTATCTACATATACATAATACCTTCATCGTATGTGCACACATAAACGCACATTCACCTCAGCAGACCTCAGCATACAAGTCTACTGAGAGGAGCAAAATGTAACAGATACAGTACCCTGCGTGCACGCATTCACACGCATGCACGTACGCGTACACGTGTCCTGTGAGTGCTTACAGGAAAGAGGAAGGGCCAAACCAGGAAGACACGGGCTCAATGCTCTGCCATTTCTTCTCATCAATGAAGCTCAGGAAGTCATCTTTAGAACGTGCGCCCTGGTACCGCCGAAACACTCCATCTttacagctaacacacacatgcatgcatgaagGTGGTGTATCCGTTTAACATAAAACATTCAGTGTTGTACAGGAAAGTCAAAGAGCATGCTGGCACACTTCaaagtctgtgtgtgagtcACAGCAGCTCAGTTAAGCTCAATGAGATTATAATCAACTCACTGAAAGGAACTGAAACCAGTACACACATTTAGGCACACAGAATGATAGTTACACACAGTTCTGTTGCTTATAACCAATACTTTGTAACCAGTTCTATCACCTTTAATTTAAGAAATATtttgacaataataataaagactCACTGGTAAATGGTTGGTAGTGCTGTGATGATAAATCTGCCACTTAGTCCTTGAAAAAAAGGAACAACGGAGGACATGTGTTCATTTTAAACCTCTCGCTCTttcttccaacacacacactccgagCAGACGTgaggttaggtgggccataccaGGCTGCTCAGTCACGTCCACCTTTGCGATGTTGACCCCCATGTCCTCTCCCCAGTCAGCAAATTCATTCCACACGGCCTGCAGCTGCTGGCACGCCGGGCACCACGGAGCgaaactgagacacacacacacacacacacaaagcacccTGCCTCGTCACGTGGAAATATACCCAAGACCATTTGTGGAAACACAAAGCTGTGTCTTCTTTCATCAGTACAATGTTAACTAACTTGACAGCTAGTTGGCTGACAGCTAGCTACACAGTTCTTGAGTTGTTGCCAATATCGGTTGCATAAACCAACGTCTGGTCTCGTAGACCTTGGTTTTGTGTTAGCTACCAAGTTAAGTAGTCCAAAATAACCACAAATTACTTTAAATGTGCATAAAGAGGCAGTGTTAGCACAATGTAGCTAGGCCTATCAAGCTAACATAGCTAGGATAGCTAGCATAGCTAACTTGTCATATGAGGAAACTCACAATTCGATCATCCATTCGCCGGTCAGAATATCCTCCCAGTTTCCGTCAGTGATTACTTTCAGATTGTCCGGTCTAGCCGCAACGGGCACCACCATCAAACAAGAAACTACTATGACTAGATATAACATTTGCCACGATTTGAATTGCAAAAGTGGTCTTGTGTCAGTAGCTTTGTACCTCACTGGAGACGCCATGTTTACGCTAAGACCGCTACCGAACTTCCGCTTTGGACCGAGTCTCACGTCCGGTACCCATGTGGTACATAATGTATTTATGGAGAGTTGATTTTTGCCTGCGGATAATTGACAAGGCAGATAAAGTTATTTGAATATGATTAAACATAAGTTCTGAATACAAGGCAAATATTTATA from Brachyhypopomus gauderio isolate BG-103 chromosome 15, BGAUD_0.2, whole genome shotgun sequence encodes the following:
- the tmx1 gene encoding thioredoxin-related transmembrane protein 1, whose amino-acid sequence is MASPVRYKATDTRPLLQFKSWQMLYLVIVVSCLMVVPVAARPDNLKVITDGNWEDILTGEWMIEFFAPWCPACQQLQAVWNEFADWGEDMGVNIAKVDVTEQPGLSGRFIITALPTIYHCKDGVFRRYQGARSKDDFLSFIDEKKWQSIEPVSSWFGPSSFLMNMMSALFKLSMFIRQCHNYLTEQVGIPDWGSYVIFALATLFSGLTLGLVLVFIADFVFPSRRFSSSAYYHKKYAVEHARLLQQLEEEQEADGEEEEEDEDDYGGRADNWQTGSLSEAAVRKRAIGGGAEETDT